A single Amphiprion ocellaris isolate individual 3 ecotype Okinawa chromosome 15, ASM2253959v1, whole genome shotgun sequence DNA region contains:
- the ssr2 gene encoding translocon-associated protein subunit beta yields MRCPIPSIPAVRHDYWKMMKVLQTFLVLALFSLTSGEEGARLLASKSLLNRYAVEGRDLTLQYSIYNVGSSAALEVELSDDSFPPEDFGIVSGMLNVKWDRIAPASNVSHTVVLRPLKAGYFNFTSASISYLAQEGGQVVVGYTSAPGQGGILAQREFDRRFSPHYLDWAAFGVMTLPSIGIPLLLWYSSKRKYDSPKAKKN; encoded by the exons ATGCGCTGTCCAATCCCTTCAATTCCTGCTGTTCGACACGACTATTGGAAG ATGATGAAGGTGCTACAGACGTTTCTGGTCCTGGCTCTGTTCAGTCTGACCTCAGGAGAAGAGGGAGCCCGTTTGCTGGCCTCTAAATCTCTGTTGAACCGCTATGCTGTGGAAGGCCGGGACCTCACCCTTCAATACAGCATCTACAACGTGGGCTCCAG TGCTGCTCTGGAGGTGGAGCTGTCAGATGATTCTTTTCCTCCTGAAGACTTTGGAATCGTTTCAGgaatgttaaatgttaaatgggACAGGATCGCACC AGCCAGCAATGTCTCTCACACAGTGGTGTTGCGTCCCTTAAAGGCTGGCTACTTCAATTTCACCTCGGCGTCCATAAGTTACCTGGCACAGGAAGGAGGACAAGTTGTG gttggTTACACCAGCGCCCCTGGCCAGGGAGGTATCCTGGCTCAAAGGGAGTTTGACCGGCGCTTCTCTCCACACTAT CTGGACTGGGCTGCATTTGGTGTTATGACTCTGCCTTCCATTGGCATCCCCCTGCTTCTCTGGTACTCCAGTAAGAGAAAGTATGACTCGCCAAAGGCCAAGAAGAACTAA
- the LOC111585302 gene encoding sclerostin domain-containing protein 1-like — translation MLRLMCVLLLLLHTSSSAVHNDATESVSPQPDLDSQDPPAEENSNQARNGGRRVGNTMRNGPDQSQVGCRELRSTKYISDGQCTSVNPIKELVCAGECLPSHLLPNWIGSGGYTGRYWSRRDAQEWRCVIDRTRTQRIQLQCNDGSSRTYKITVVTSCKCKRYTRQQNDSDHKQTPAHSSKQTGLPDVTARRQSDN, via the exons ATGCTCCGTCTTATGTgcgtcctcctgctcctgctACACACCAGCAGCTCAGCTGTCCACAATGACGCCACAGAGTCCGTCAGTCCTCAGCCAGACCTGGACTCTCAGGACCCCCCAGCTGAGGAAAACTCTAACCAGGCGAGGAACGGTGGGAGACGGGTCGGAAACACTATGCGTAATG GACCAGACCAGAGCCAGGTGGGCTGCAGAGAGCTGAGGTCCACAAAGTACATCTCTGATGGCCAGTGCACCAGTGTCAACCCCATCAAGGAGCTGGTGTGTGCTGGTGAGTGTCTGCCATCCCACCTGCTACCCAACTGGATTGGGAGCGGAGGTTACACTGGGAGGTACTGGAGCCGCCGTGATGCTCAGGAGTGGCGATGCGTCATCGATCGGACCAGGACCCAGCGAATTCAGTTGCAGTGCAATGATGGCAGCTCGAGGACCTACAAGATAACTGTGGTGACCTCCTGCAAGTGCAAGCGGTACACTAGACAGCAGAATGATTCAGACCACAAGCAGACACCTGCCCACAGCAGTAAACAGACTGGACTCCCTGATGTGACAGCCAGGAGGCAGTCTGACAATTAA